From the Solibacillus sp. FSL R5-0449 genome, one window contains:
- a CDS encoding TetR-like C-terminal domain-containing protein: protein MDLRVKKTHDSLQRALLVLLNEKSLENITIAEICRIAEINRGTFYLHYKNVHGVFERYFNDIVKDLKFSYDFPYDVTKDNLSMLTPEMIQIFHHVKKHEAFYRIVFDEKTPMLYYHKLLETIRSFILESHLEETEHISDQQLEYLASYTGNSIMGILIQWHKEDYVLAPETLNKYIYDFYRLNETLKKKI from the coding sequence ATGGACTTACGTGTAAAGAAGACACATGACAGCCTGCAAAGAGCGCTTCTTGTCTTATTGAATGAGAAATCTTTGGAGAATATTACGATAGCAGAAATTTGCCGCATTGCAGAAATTAACAGGGGTACATTTTATTTGCATTATAAAAATGTCCACGGAGTATTTGAACGCTATTTCAATGACATCGTGAAAGATTTAAAGTTTTCGTACGATTTTCCATACGATGTGACGAAAGATAATTTATCCATGCTAACACCTGAAATGATTCAAATTTTTCACCATGTCAAAAAGCATGAAGCCTTTTACAGGATTGTTTTTGATGAAAAAACACCGATGCTTTATTATCACAAATTATTAGAGACGATTCGTTCCTTTATATTGGAGTCGCATTTAGAAGAAACCGAACATATATCCGATCAACAGCTTGAATATTTGGCAAGCTATACAGGAAACTCGATTATGGGCATTCTTATTCAGTGGCATAAGGAAGATTATGTACTTGCACCCGAGACATTAAACAAATATATTTATGATTTTTATCGCTTGAATGAAACTTTGAAAAAGAAGATTTAA